A stretch of the Vagococcus xieshaowenii genome encodes the following:
- the pfkB gene encoding 1-phosphofructokinase — translation MIYTITLNPSIDYIFKVEHFEEGALNHIFDEEALPGGKGLNVSRIMKALGTTATNLGFLGGFTGDFIEQKLAEHQIPHDFVKIEHPTRINLKMKANTETELNGLGPTINSQEVAQFMQKIAQIKMGDVVILSGSIPKSLSDDFYNELVTMIKNQGASFVVDTSGEKLWPLLSKEPLLVKPNQHELGLLFNTKIESIEEIVDHGKALLDKGAQHVIVSLGGEGSIYIGKTGVYRAQAINGSLVNSVGAGDSMVAGFVETLLKTNDPLEAYKIAVACGTATAFTQDLATMEQINEQLPNVSISQL, via the coding sequence ATGATATATACGATTACATTAAATCCATCTATTGACTATATTTTTAAGGTGGAGCATTTTGAAGAAGGGGCATTGAATCATATTTTTGATGAAGAAGCCTTACCTGGAGGGAAAGGTTTAAATGTTTCACGTATCATGAAAGCTTTAGGCACAACAGCTACTAATCTTGGTTTTTTGGGAGGGTTTACTGGAGATTTCATTGAGCAAAAATTAGCAGAGCATCAGATTCCTCATGATTTTGTTAAGATTGAGCATCCAACTAGGATTAATTTAAAAATGAAAGCTAATACGGAAACAGAATTAAATGGTTTAGGACCAACTATCAATTCACAAGAAGTCGCACAATTTATGCAAAAAATTGCTCAAATAAAGATGGGTGATGTGGTGATTTTGTCAGGAAGTATTCCTAAGTCATTGTCGGATGATTTTTATAATGAATTAGTAACGATGATTAAAAATCAAGGTGCTTCATTTGTGGTGGATACAAGTGGCGAAAAATTATGGCCATTACTTTCTAAAGAACCGCTACTTGTTAAACCTAACCAGCATGAATTGGGGTTACTATTTAACACGAAAATTGAATCAATAGAAGAAATAGTTGATCACGGAAAAGCCTTACTTGATAAGGGAGCGCAACATGTGATTGTGTCTTTAGGTGGAGAAGGATCGATTTATATTGGGAAAACAGGTGTGTACCGTGCGCAAGCAATTAACGGCTCTTTAGTTAATTCAGTTGGTGCAGGAGATTCCATGGTAGCCGGTTTTGTAGAGACATTATTAAAAACAAATGATCCACTTGAGGCTTATAAAATTGCTGTAGCTTGTGGAACTGCGACAGCTTTTACGCAAGATTTGGCAACAATGGAGCAAATTAACGAACAATTACCGAATGTGAGCATCAGCCAATTATAA
- a CDS encoding DeoR/GlpR family DNA-binding transcription regulator produces the protein MLTEERHQLIMNSLESHNVVKVLELVEATHASETTIRRDLQLLEELGKLKRVHGGAKIIREVTPELPLTIKENLHMEEKKKIGQWVGKLIKDNEVIFIDSGTATYQVLPFLKEKKIRAVTNSIIHAQYLSSINIPTTVLGGQLKMTTGAIVGNETLKQLEKYHFSKALVGVNAIHHQFGLTTPEEEEALVKESVMHHAEEVLILADHSKFEMINFVKFGELTEGKIITDYLPSKFRSLYKEEIQIVEVKSQ, from the coding sequence GTGCTTACAGAAGAGAGACATCAATTGATTATGAATAGTTTAGAAAGCCATAATGTCGTTAAAGTTTTAGAATTAGTGGAAGCGACACATGCATCTGAAACAACCATCCGTCGAGACTTACAGTTGTTAGAAGAATTGGGAAAATTAAAGAGAGTGCATGGTGGGGCTAAAATCATAAGAGAAGTCACACCAGAATTACCGCTAACAATTAAAGAGAACCTTCATATGGAAGAGAAAAAAAAAATTGGTCAATGGGTAGGGAAGTTAATAAAAGATAATGAAGTTATTTTTATTGATTCAGGAACTGCGACGTATCAAGTATTACCTTTTTTAAAGGAAAAGAAAATTAGAGCTGTGACGAATTCGATTATTCATGCGCAGTATCTTAGCTCAATAAATATTCCAACAACGGTTTTAGGTGGTCAATTAAAAATGACGACAGGTGCTATTGTTGGGAACGAAACATTAAAGCAATTAGAAAAGTATCATTTTAGTAAAGCGTTGGTTGGGGTCAATGCGATTCATCATCAATTTGGTTTAACAACACCAGAAGAAGAAGAAGCCCTTGTAAAAGAGTCTGTTATGCATCATGCAGAAGAAGTGTTAATCTTAGCAGATCATAGTAAATTTGAAATGATTAATTTTGTGAAATTTGGAGAACTGACAGAAGGTAAAATTATTACTGATTATTTACCATCTAAGTTCCGTTCATTATATAAAGAAGAAATTCAGATTGTCGAGGTGAAAAGTCAATGA